In the Mesoplodon densirostris isolate mMesDen1 chromosome 6, mMesDen1 primary haplotype, whole genome shotgun sequence genome, ttccaatggaggggacgtgggtttgatccctggtcagggaactaagatcccacatgctgcggggaaACTAAGCCCGCACATTCTAGAGTGCTCCCTtgaaccacaactagagagcccatgtgctgcaactactaagctcgtgcaccacaactagagagaagcccacatgccacaaggaagacccaatgcagccaaataaataaataaaaggaaaaaacctactgGTGGAGACAGGAGCTCAACCACTGCCACCCTGCCCCCATAACTATACGTAACTAGTCATTGTGAAGCATATGAGGAAATCAATGGTATTTATTGGCCATTGGCTCACATAGTCTCTTTAGTCACTGTGACTAGGAGGCATTCgtacactttaaaatgaataGACAGCTCTTGCCATTGTGCTCACTCGGTTAAGGTGACATGTGGAGCAGTCATTGTGAATCATCTAAGGAACACAGGGAGACTTGAGCTAATGGTGAAGCACATCTGCCAAATGCTGAAAACAGGATAAGCAGCTCTCAAGAACCGGTGACCTGCAACACTGGGCAGCATGGTCACTGGACTCCAAGGACCAAGCCTCCTGGGTCTGTCTGGCAGCTGTGATTCAGGGAGGTCAAGTCCCAATATGTGGTGTTTGCTGCCTGATGCACTTCATAGAGGCACatcagagaaactaagcctgaTGGATTCCGAACACTGGTtggttttttgagtttttttttttctggcaacaAAATTAAAGCTGCACCTAAGGATTTATCCACCCTTTTGCTTATCTCTATGTGAACTGTGCAGTGAAATCCCTGTACAGAGCACTGACTATCTCCCAGGGTGTTGCTTAAAATGTGGCtgagcacagggcctccctggtggcgcaagtggttgagagtccgcctgccgatgcaggggatacgggttcgtgccccggtctgggaggatcccatatgccgcggagcggctgggcccgtgagccatggccgctgagcctgcgcgtccggagcctgcgcgtccggagcctgtgctccgcaacgggggaggccacaacagtgagaggcccgcataccgcaaaaaaaaaaaaaaaaaaaaaaaatgtggctgaGCACAAATGGAAAACATCAAGTCTTGTTGAAGTAAGCACACAGAATTAATctcttaaagtgatgaaagactTAGTTTCACTCTGtaagataaagaaatgaaaagtatgGTAAAGTCAGAGGTGCTCAGCTCATCTGCTTTTAGAAGGAGACATCTTGGGAAAGGATACTGTGTACTTGGGACACATTTTAATGCCACTCTGATACCTTATGTGATTGTGAAAAtgctttgaatttcttttttaaatgtatttaatatatgaggctttttttttttttttttaggtacaaGTCATGCTTGCTTTTATATACGTTAAGAACTTAAATACAGGGGAACCTGTTTTTCACTAATTCAATCACCGCCTTGATTCTGGTTCTACCAAGtaggtctctctctcttctcccctcctttAAGAATCATCAAAAGCACCACCTACTCAGTTAAAAGCCCAAACATCTTTCCTGTTTTTGTCCTTCCTCTAATTCTATCTTAAAAACATAGTCCCTCCAACAGAGCATGCTACTTTGGCTCAACAGAATGCTGGGTTACTTGCTGCCACTCCTTAGGAAGCAGTAAAATTCCCAATTTGAATAGTCCTGGTAAAAAAGGACTCAAGAGATTACAAAGTGTTTTCGGAAAATCCACAAGTGTGGAGAAAGGATTATAAGGATGGACTCAAAACACACACTCCAGAACCAACCCCAACATTAACCTATTCAAATGTCACACCTCTAATTTGTCCTTTGGCATGAGAATTAATACTGACCAACTGTGACGCCCACTGCTAGAACGGGCATACGCCAAGGAAGTCAGAAGGTGGTTCAGCAGGTACAGCTCCATGGTCTGAAACTTGTAGTCTTTGCTTCAACTTCTACTACAGCAAACATCAAAGAAATCCAAGGCCACCCTGTCCCCTATCACCAGAACGTGCTGCTGGCCATTTCCAATCCACCTCATACCATTCAGAATTGATTGTGCTGTTTCTCTATCTTtgttaaaaacaagtttcacttATTTCGTGGAGAATTACAAGTGGGAGAGAGGCATCCTGTCTTCCACCAGCACTGCGTCCATCCCAAACTGGTCAGTGCACTGCTTCACGGTGGCCAGGACACTCAGGAGCCGCTGGTCCACAGCGTCTAGGTGAGGATCGGAGAGCACTGGGGAGATGGGGTCATGGGCCATGGCAGATTTTAAGGCAGACCTCAGCACACCATTCTTCAGGGAGTTCAGTCTGTTCCAGGTAGAAACCCGAATGATGCAACACTGATAGAGAGGGGCAAGAATGCTTCTTTCATCCAGCGAGGGGTTCCCAAAGCTTTTGGCATTATCGAGAAGGATGAGCATGCTAGCGCCTTCATCGTCTTGAAAACTCTCGTAGTGATGGCGGTCAGCATTGCCAATCAGGTAATCAAAGACAGCTGTATCAATGATGTCCAAGAGGCGAGGGCCGGAGTCATAAGGGGGTGTTTTCTTCACAGCGTCACAGTAGCTCTCATCATACTCCCACCTGGCTAATTTGCCCTCTCGGTAAGTCCTGCCCCATGGGTGTCGGTGTTTCTGTAGAGGCCACACATCTGGAAGCCAAAGCGTGACAGACCCCTCCATCGTGTCTCCATCAGCACAGGCTGGCTCTGTTTCTCGGCAATAATAACACTTCCCATAGAAACAAGTATTATTTCCTACAGTTAGGAAGGTGCTCAAGAGCTGCTCCGTGGCAACAGGCTTGATCTCTGTCCGCAGATTAACAAATCTGCCAACCACCAAGGGGGCTCGGCGGAAACCCATAATCCTGTCCAAATGAAAGGCTGCTACCTCTGCATTGTGTCTATCATAACCA is a window encoding:
- the LOC132492004 gene encoding glycosaminoglycan xylosylkinase-like, giving the protein MKLKQRVVLLAILLVIFIFTKVFLIDNLDTSAANREDQRAFHRMMAGLRVELVSKLDHTLQSPWEIAAQWVVPREVYPEETPELGAIMHAMATKKIIKADVGYKGTQLKALLILEGGQKVVFKPKRYNRDYVVEGEPYAGYDRHNAEVAAFHLDRIMGFRRAPLVVGRFVNLRTEIKPVATEQLLSTFLTVGNNTCFYGKCYYCRETEPACADGDTMEGSVTLWLPDVWPLQKHRHPWGRTYREGKLARWEYDESYCDAVKKTPPYDSGPRLLDIIDTAVFDYLIGNADRHHYESFQDDEGASMLILLDNAKSFGNPSLDERSILAPLYQCCIIRVSTWNRLNSLKNGVLRSALKSAMAHDPISPVLSDPHLDAVDQRLLSVLATVKQCTDQFGMDAVLVEDRMPLSHL